From Nitrobacter sp. NHB1, a single genomic window includes:
- a CDS encoding DUF883 family protein, whose translation MASSDGEDAMKATYERLEKDLSSVKSDIAALADQVSDALGTLTGTAKKQTRRGYKQARANVDSVLSDVSERGNAAIDAAQNAVSSIEDTLEEAIQQRPLATVGLAIGLGFLIGVTWRR comes from the coding sequence ATGGCGAGCAGCGACGGCGAGGATGCGATGAAAGCGACCTACGAACGCCTTGAAAAGGATTTATCATCCGTGAAAAGCGATATTGCCGCCTTGGCCGATCAGGTCTCCGACGCGCTCGGTACGTTGACCGGCACCGCCAAGAAGCAGACTCGCCGCGGCTACAAGCAGGCCAGGGCCAACGTGGACTCCGTCCTCTCCGACGTGTCGGAGCGCGGCAACGCGGCCATCGATGCGGCGCAAAACGCCGTATCCTCGATCGAGGACACGCTCGAGGAGGCGATCCAGCAGCGGCCCCTCGCAACAGTGGGACTTGCGATCGGACTGGGATTTTTGATCGGCGTAACCTGGCGCCGATGA
- a CDS encoding Thivi_2564 family membrane protein, protein MLISILITLLVVVLVLYFISLTPLDGRAKQIARAVVIGIGIVSALRYLPLF, encoded by the coding sequence ATGCTCATCAGCATCCTGATTACGCTGCTTGTCGTTGTTCTTGTTCTGTATTTCATCAGTCTGACGCCGCTCGACGGCCGCGCCAAGCAGATCGCTCGCGCCGTCGTCATCGGGATCGGCATCGTCTCGGCACTGAGATATCTTCCGCTGTTCTGA